A genomic stretch from Bacillaceae bacterium S4-13-56 includes:
- a CDS encoding DUF456 domain-containing protein produces MDIIIWILVIAAFLLSFVGIIFPLVPGTIMLWVGFLLYAFFIGTEALSTFFWISMVILTIVLFASDIVANSYFVKKYGGTKWGERAAAIGVIVGSFVIPPFGILIVPFIAVFVVELIQKRTTTEAWKASLGSLMGFLGSSFAKVIIQLIMIIWFIIAVVW; encoded by the coding sequence ATGGATATTATTATCTGGATATTAGTTATTGCCGCCTTTTTATTAAGTTTCGTAGGTATTATCTTCCCGCTAGTACCTGGTACGATTATGCTTTGGGTAGGATTTTTATTATATGCTTTCTTCATTGGAACTGAAGCTCTTTCTACTTTTTTTTGGATTAGCATGGTCATACTAACCATCGTATTGTTTGCCTCTGATATCGTTGCCAATAGTTATTTTGTGAAAAAATATGGCGGGACAAAGTGGGGAGAACGAGCAGCAGCCATTGGAGTTATTGTTGGTTCCTTTGTAATACCTCCTTTTGGTATTTTAATTGTTCCTTTTATCGCTGTATTTGTGGTTGAACTTATTCAAAAAAGAACTACAACAGAAGCATGGAAAGCCTCTCTTGGCTCCCTCATGGGATTTTTAGGTAGTTCATTTGCTAAGGTCATTATTCAGTTGATTATGATCATCTGGTTTATTATAGCTGTAGTCTGGTAG